The Pigmentiphaga aceris DNA segment CAGCGCCAGAAAATTGCCGCGCGGATTCTTCCCGGCATTTTGCATTCTCATCCTTACGGCCTGCACCTGTGGCTTGGGCTGTCGCCGAAGCTGGACCAGTACCGTCTGATCCAGACTGCACGCGAGCGCAATCTGGGTGTGGCCAGCTCGGACGCGTTCAGCTTCGAGGATGTGCCGCCGCATGCCATTCGTGTGTCGCTGGGCGGTGCAAGCGATCAGGCCAGCCTGAAGGCTGCACTGGAAAAACTCGCCGAAATTCTGGCCAGCGATCCGCGTCAGCGTACCGGGGCGATTGTCTAGTCGCCGTATCAGCCCGCAGGGGTCAGGTTCTGGCCGGTCTGCGGGCTCAGCCGCAATTCCTCGCCTGTAGCCAGCACAACCAACACCCCGTTGGCCTGCTCACGTACGTGTGAATGGTCGTAGTGATACCGACGACTGGTCTCGTCCTCTTTGCCAGGGCGTTGAACCAACACAGTCTGACACTCGACGCTTACCTGCTGGCCTTGCGCATCTACTGCCGCGACGCGGCTTGTCTGGATGTTTACGGTGGCGGTCATCCGCGTCCTTCATTGATTGCTGAAACAATTGCGCAGCTTGGCGTCGACATCTTGTCTGCGCGTTGTCCATACAAAATAATCTTGTTTGTGGAACAATATAATCTTGTATGGATTTTCGTGGGTAAGCAATGTCTGCCACTTTTCGGCACGAGCGCGCAAAGTTTCACGTGGTGATGGCAGCCTGTGGCGGCTTTGTGTTGTTGATGCTCGCGGCCTTGGTTTATGTGTGTACCCGTCCGCAGACCGCAGAAGTTCAGGCCGCCGAAGCGCATGCCGTCCGTCAATGCTGGACGCGCAGCACGGACCCGGATCGATCTGCCATTTCCCGTAGTGCGCAGCACGACGCTTGCCGCGAGATGCAAAAGCAGTACGTCTACAAGTTTGGTGAGAGGCCCTGAGCATGGCTTTGCACCTGTCTCTTTTCGCACCCAGCAGCTTGCTGCGGCGTCACGCTTTCCGCATTTTTATTGTGATGGGCATTGCGATCATGAGCGTGGCAGCAATTGCCCTGTGGCAATACTTCGGCATGGGCGGGCAACGCGCTTTTTCTGAAAAAGCGGTTGTCTTTGGCGATGCCGATTTGCGTCTGCCCGCAGCGCTGGCAGGCGCAACCGGACGCATTCGCCTGGTCCATTTCTGGGACCCGGAATGCAGCACCTGCAACCGCGAGACCAGTGCGCATCTGAGCTATCTGATCAGCATGTACCGCCGCGCCAACATTGACTTCTACAGCGTCAGAAAACCGGGAACCACTGGAGAATTGCCTGCCTTTTTGCAGGGCAAGCTGCAAGCCTTGGATGCGATTGACGGCATGGCCAGCATTCCGGCCAGTCCGTTTGTTGCCATCTGGGATGCAGAAGGCAGGTTGGCCTTTGCCGGCCCTTACAGCCTGGGTGTGGTCTGCACGTCCGCCAACAGTTTTGTTGAGCCAATCATCGACAAGCTGGTGGCAGGAGAGACGACAGAACCATTTGGATTGCTGGCAATCGGGTGCTATTGCCCTTGGGCAAAAACGTGAGGTTCAGTCTATGCGTGTTGCTCCATGCTTGACCCGGCCCGCTGACGCAACAGGAACTACAACGTCGTGAAAAAAATCGACACGCTTCATCGCCTTCGCACGTCCCGAATCGTTGCCGTCATTCGGGAATCCAACCCAGACGCTGCCCATCGGACAGCCTTGGCCTGCATCGACGGTGGGATCGACTGCCTTGAAATCGCGATGACGACGCCTTGCGGCCTGGATGTCGTCGAAAGCCTGGCCTTGCTTGGCGGCGGTTTGACGATTGGTGCCGGCACGGTATTGGATGCGCCAACCGCGCGTTCAGCCATCCAGATGGGGGCGTCTTTTGTGGCGTCTCCAGTGGTGAACGCCGATGTCGTGCGCATGTGTTCACGTTATGGCGTGGTGTCCATGCCAGGCACATTCACGCCAACGGAAGTCGTCACGGCGCTGGAAGCCGGTGCCGACATCGTCAGGATTTTTCCTGCGGCCAGCCTTGGGCCACAACACCTCGCCCATTTGATCAGCGCGTTTCCGCAAGCCGTGTTCATGCCCGGTGGCGGGGCCGGGCTGGCAACGCTGAGAGACTGGCTGGTGCCTGGTGTGATCGCCGTTGCCGTCGGCGCAGACCTGACCACGCATATGGGCGACGACTATGGCGCGGTCACGACCCGCGCGCGGCAACTTATGGCAGCCGCAAAGGAAACCACCGGACGGGTCTATTTGCTCGACAACCGGAACCGCAATCCTGGCTCGGCACGTTCGGCAGTCAGCTGCCAGCCATGAGCCAGCGCAATTTCCTGGCAGATAGCCAGACCCAGCCCCGCGCCAAGATCGCGTCGGTGTTTGGCGCGCCAGAATCGCTCGAACAGCAAGGGGATTTGCGCCGGGTCTACGCCAGGCCCCATGTCTCGCACGGTCATGGCGTCGTGCTGTATGTCTATGCTGACAGTGGTCTGCGCCGGGGCGTGCTGGATGGCGTTTTCCAGCAGGTTTTTCAATAGGGTGAACAGCGCGCCGCGATCGGCTTGCCAGGTGACATCGGCGTTAGTTGCCGTCACCACCAAGCAGACATCAGCGGCTTCGGCCATGCGCTGCAAGTAAGAGACGGCCTCGTTGGCGGCATTTTCCAGGCGGACGACCGTGAAAACGTAGTTGCGGACTTCGCTTGCCTCGGCCAGCAGCAGCAACTGCTGCACTTGGCGCGTCATGTACTCGACGTCGCCCAGCAGAAATTTGCAGTCTTCGTTGCCGTCGCCCATCAGTTCGATCTGTGCCCGAATCAATGCAAGCGGGGTCTTCAGTTCGTGGGCGGCGTTGCCGAGAAATTCCTTTTGCACGCGGTAGCCCTGTTCAAGGCGTTCCAGCACCCGATTGAAGCTGTCCACCAACGGTGCGATCTCGGCGGGAATGGTCCGTGTATCAAGCCGGGCGTGCATGGAACGTGGCGAAATGGCGGCGGCAGAATCCGATACTTTTCTGAGCGGCTTCAGGGTGTAGCGCAAGCTGATGTAGGCACACAGACCCAGCGCCACCAGCAGAATCAGGCTGAACACGATGATGCCCGTGACAACCAAGGGCATGGCAACACGGTGCAGCAAGCTCATCATTCGGTGGCTGACGGCCAACTGGAAATACCAGGTCTTTCCGTCGTGCACGATGGGCTCGGTGGCAGCAAGCATATCGGTGCCATCGCGCTTGAGATCAAAGCGCAAGCGCTTCAACTGGCGCACATCTCCTTCATTTGGCCAGAGGGTATCGTCCGCATTCGCCTGAAAGGCCACTTGTCCGGTGTCGTCCAGCACCCGATAGGCGATTTCCCGCCGCAGGCTATCAAGCACCCACAACATGTCGTATTCGTCGGGGTTCATGCCAACGGGTCTGCCGTTGCTGTCGAACCTGAGGTCCTCGGCCATTTCGCTGGCCAGATCGGCAAAGTCCAGTCTGACCAGCACATTGCCTTGAACCGCCACGATGCCTGCCAACAGCAGCAGCACCATGCTCATGACCAGGCCGGCAACGTAGGCCAGCAGGACTTTCGTGCGCAGGCTATTCATTTTCACGAAGCGCATACCCCAAGCCCCTGACGTTGACGATGCGCTGGCATGAATCGATGGCCAGCAGCTTGCGGCGAATGCGGTGCACCGCGACATCGAGCGCATTCGGGGTAACCGCGTCGCTCAGTCCCCATGCCGCCGCTTCCAGCGCGCTGCGACGGACAACCTCGCCGGGTTTGCGCAAGAGCAGCAGCATGATGTGCACCTCGGCAGGGGCCAGGGTGACGCGCTCGTCCCCGTTTGACAGCTCGCTGTTGCTGGTGTGCAGCGTCAGGTCGCCGTGACTGGGATCCAGCGAGCGGAAATCCACGGGACGGCGCAGCAGCGCACGCACGCGCGCCACCATTTCGTCCATCGCGAAGGGCTTGGGCAGGTAATCGTCTGCGCCGGCATCCAGGCCTTCGATGCGGTCATGCAAGGCATCGCGCGCCGTCAGCACCAGGCAGGGCACGCGATGCCCGGCATTGCGCAGCTTTTGCAGCAAGGCCAGCCCGTCGCCGTCGGGCAACCCCCGATCGAGGACCAGAGCGTCATAAGGCATCTGTTGAAGCGATGTCCACGCCGCATCGATACGGTCGCACACGTCGACACCAATGCCTGCTGCGCTCAGGCCCTTGTGTATGAGCGTGGCAAGACGCTCATGGTCTTCGATCAGGAGGATTCGGCTCATTGGAAGCGGTAGGTATATCCAAGCATCACGCGGTTCTCGGTGGAGCTGTCGACCAGCGAGCTGTTCTTGATGCTCTTTGGCAGGCTCGACATCGCAAGGTCTGCGAACAGGGAGTGTCGTTGATCGATCATGTAGATGGCACGCAGTCCGACTTCAGCGGTGGTGCCGGATTTGCCGGTATAGGCAGCACGGCCCACGCGGGCTTCGCTGTCGCGTACGCCGAAATAGTAGTCGACGTATTTATCGTCTTGCCAGATGGCCCCCGCACGCGGCGTGAGCATCAGTTTGCCGCCCACCTTCCAGGTTCGTTCCACCCCCAGGCTGAACTGCTGGCCTTTGCTGTTGCCCGACAGATCGCCCAGCCACGCGGCTTTCACGTCGGCCAGATCGTTCTTCCATTCCACTTCGGCGCCACCCCAGAAGCCTCCCTTGCGTTCGCGCATGCCGTTCAGGATCGCCGCATCTTTGGCTTCGTAACCGCTGCCGTCGTACTTGGCCACCAGGTTG contains these protein-coding regions:
- a CDS encoding DUF6436 domain-containing protein, translated to MALHLSLFAPSSLLRRHAFRIFIVMGIAIMSVAAIALWQYFGMGGQRAFSEKAVVFGDADLRLPAALAGATGRIRLVHFWDPECSTCNRETSAHLSYLISMYRRANIDFYSVRKPGTTGELPAFLQGKLQALDAIDGMASIPASPFVAIWDAEGRLAFAGPYSLGVVCTSANSFVEPIIDKLVAGETTEPFGLLAIGCYCPWAKT
- a CDS encoding bifunctional 2-keto-4-hydroxyglutarate aldolase/2-keto-3-deoxy-6-phosphogluconate aldolase is translated as MKKIDTLHRLRTSRIVAVIRESNPDAAHRTALACIDGGIDCLEIAMTTPCGLDVVESLALLGGGLTIGAGTVLDAPTARSAIQMGASFVASPVVNADVVRMCSRYGVVSMPGTFTPTEVVTALEAGADIVRIFPAASLGPQHLAHLISAFPQAVFMPGGGAGLATLRDWLVPGVIAVAVGADLTTHMGDDYGAVTTRARQLMAAAKETTGRVYLLDNRNRNPGSARSAVSCQP
- a CDS encoding sensor histidine kinase; the encoded protein is MNSLRTKVLLAYVAGLVMSMVLLLLAGIVAVQGNVLVRLDFADLASEMAEDLRFDSNGRPVGMNPDEYDMLWVLDSLRREIAYRVLDDTGQVAFQANADDTLWPNEGDVRQLKRLRFDLKRDGTDMLAATEPIVHDGKTWYFQLAVSHRMMSLLHRVAMPLVVTGIIVFSLILLVALGLCAYISLRYTLKPLRKVSDSAAAISPRSMHARLDTRTIPAEIAPLVDSFNRVLERLEQGYRVQKEFLGNAAHELKTPLALIRAQIELMGDGNEDCKFLLGDVEYMTRQVQQLLLLAEASEVRNYVFTVVRLENAANEAVSYLQRMAEAADVCLVVTATNADVTWQADRGALFTLLKNLLENAIQHAPAQTTVSIDIQHDAMTVRDMGPGVDPAQIPLLFERFWRAKHRRDLGAGLGLAICQEIALAHGWQLTAERAEPGLRFRLSSK
- a CDS encoding response regulator transcription factor — encoded protein: MSRILLIEDHERLATLIHKGLSAAGIGVDVCDRIDAAWTSLQQMPYDALVLDRGLPDGDGLALLQKLRNAGHRVPCLVLTARDALHDRIEGLDAGADDYLPKPFAMDEMVARVRALLRRPVDFRSLDPSHGDLTLHTSNSELSNGDERVTLAPAEVHIMLLLLRKPGEVVRRSALEAAAWGLSDAVTPNALDVAVHRIRRKLLAIDSCQRIVNVRGLGYALRENE
- a CDS encoding MipA/OmpV family protein, which produces MHPATHSARDIALTGVSGSTTLSDARITPASRRARHARRAVNLARLSSLAAALSCTLPAMAQAPGGNGQPSTTWSVGAGVISAQKPYTDISRDNKVLPLVQFENQYIEIFGPKIGLKLPSFNINASNQLNFNLVAKYDGSGYEAKDAAILNGMRERKGGFWGGAEVEWKNDLADVKAAWLGDLSGNSKGQQFSLGVERTWKVGGKLMLTPRAGAIWQDDKYVDYYFGVRDSEARVGRAAYTGKSGTTAEVGLRAIYMIDQRHSLFADLAMSSLPKSIKNSSLVDSSTENRVMLGYTYRFQ